The Pseudanabaena sp. PCC 6802 genomic interval GCCGAACCAATAACAAACATCTATCCAGAATCCCCAATCATGACTTTCTTTCAACTAGATCAAAAGTTACGGGATACTTGCGATCGCCTGATCGATCTAGCTTGCAGCAAATACCCACTGACTTCTAGCCAAATTGCCATCACCCTACTGGTATACGATGCGGAGTCGCTCGTCGATTGTGCGGCTGCAGATGCGGACAACTTTTGGCATCGCCGCATACGCGGCTACAGTCATAGGGGCATAGAACTGGTCTACCCCGCCAGCGTGATCAAGCTGTTTTATATGGTGGCTTTGCATGAGTGGCTGGATAAGGGCATGTTAACTCTTACGAGTGAAACGGAGCGAGCGCTGCGCGACATGATTGTAGACTCTAGCAACGATGCCACTGCCCTGATCGTTGACGTGCTGAGCGGTACGACGGGGGGGCCAGAGCTATCACCGGGGCCGTTTGCAACCTGGCAGTATCAAAGACAAATTGTTAACCGTTATTTCTCGAATCTTGACGTACCGGAATACGGCCTGATTAATATCTGCCAAAAAACCTGGTGCGACGGCCCCTATGGTCGCGAGCGGGAGTTTTACGGTGCCAATATGGAAAATCGCAACATGCTGACCACTGAGGCAACTGCTCGCCTTTTGCACAGCATCATCGGGGGCATGGCAATTAGTCGCGATCGCTCTGCCCAGATGCGTCAGTTACTTTACCGCAGTATCGAACCCCAGGATCTAGCATCCGATCCCTACAATCAGGTAACGGGTTTTTTGGGTGGTGGGTTACCGAAGAATGCTAGATTGTGGTCAAAAGCGGGCTTAACTAGTAAAGTCCGCCACGATGCTGCCTATGTGGAAATACCCGATTGCCCTGCCTTTATGCTGATCGTCTTCACGGAAGGCGATCCCGACAACCAGGAGATTTTGCCGTTTTTCAGTAGCAATGTAGTGGCAGAGTTGACGCAATAGCAAGACCGTAGGGGCAAGTTTAGCTAGTAATTATTGACTTGTACGAACAGCGATCGCACAAAACCTGCCCCCTACACCAATGGATTTTTTCATAAAACTGAATTTTTTACCGCGAATGCATTGCGTATGGTGTTTTGTTTTATGGTATTTTGATAGTTGGCTTAAACCGTTATTTTATCCAACTCTTTGTTCGTGACTGGCAGCACATCAAAGTACGAATTAATCATGCTATGGCTGCTGTAGATCGATTTTACAAACTCAGAAGATTTCACTAACTGCAGAGGATTACCTTCACCATGTCTATTCGTCTTTATGTTGGCAACCTGCCATCGGAGCTAGATCGTCAAGCACTAGAAAACATATTCAACGAGTCTGGCGAATCAGTATCGTTGAAGGTGATCACCGATCGCAAAACCGGCAAATGTCGCGGATTTGGTTTTGTCACAGTTGGTACCCCCGAGTTAGCCGATACAGTCATTGAAAAATTTAATGGATTTGACTTTAACGGTACCGTATTGAAGTTAGAGAAAGCTCTACCCCGTAATAAAGGTAAAGCCGAAGGTGAAGAAGAAGGTAATGACACCAATGCATCTAGCCAGACTAACAACTCATCTCCTACACCAAAATCTTCTAAACGCAGCGGCAAGTCCAAGCGGTCGGGCGGCAATCGTTCCTCTTCCCATAGCAGTAGTAGCAGCGCATCCGAGGCTCACCAACCCGATCCCCGTTGGGCACAAGAGTTGGAAATTCTCAAGCAAAAGCTCCTAGCAGCCCAAGCTGCCAAATAAAAAGGTTTCGTTCAAGTTCTAGAGCGTACCTCGGTTGGTTAAGATAGCCAGTCGAGGTCTTTTTTATGAGGGGTTATGTTTTTAGCGCTGTCCAAGATTTTGCCATTGTTTATCTATCCATTAGGCTTGTCGATCGTCCTGTGCGGCATTGCCGCGATTGCGATCCTACGGGGTAAGGCTAAAACCAGATCCTGGGCAGGCACTCTAATTGTTGTGGCGATCTGCATTTTACTCGTCAGTAGCAGTCGCCCTGTATCTGACGCTTTGGTGCGATCGCTAGAGTGGCAAAATATCCCCGAGCGCGATCTGCCCGTTGCAGATGCGATTGTGGTGCTGGGTGGCGGTATCCGACCTCAAATACATCCCCGTCCGTGGGTGGAAGTGGCCGAAGCAGGCGATCGCATAATTTATGGTGCGAGGCTATGGAAAGCGGGTAAAGCCCCGTTGTTAATTGTTAGTGGTGGGCGAGCGGAGTGGCTGGGCGAGGGTGGCAATCCAGAGTCAGAAGATATGGCCGCGATCGCCACCTTGTTGGGCGTACCGAGTACGGCAGTTATTCAGGATGCCACCTCTCTTAATACGCGCGAAAATGCAGTCAACGTCCAGGCGATTCTGTCGCAAAAAAGCCTGCGCAAAATTCTCTTAGTCACCTCGGCGCTACACATGCCGCGCTCCTTGGCAATTTTTCGTAAATTGGGGATCGATGCGATCGCTGCACCTACAGACTTTCTGACGGTAAGTACCGATAATGCCAAAGGCTTTGTCGGTACCTTATTAGATCTTTTACCGGAAGCGGAAGCATTGAAAAATACCACCAATGCCCTCAAAGAGTTGGTGGGAATAATTATCTATCGCCTGGTGGGATGGGCATAAGGCACGATCCCCACGCTCCCACCCCCAGTAAGGGTTTAGCATTTGTCATGAATTCTTACGTTTGATGCCAAGACTGTCGCACAAATGCTAAACCCCTGCGGTATCTCCAATCCTCATCCCACAACAATGTGCCGAATTTTCTGCTTAAATGTACTAGGTCACATGGTGTGCAGTTGTTATGAAGAAGTCAACGTTCCTCTTGGTTATGGCTTTAGTTGCCGTAGGTGTGGGCATGGGAGCCGGAATTGCTGCCTCCTTGGTATCGTTACGGAGCAAAAACACTCCGCAGGTGGAACCCGAGATTGTCGCCACATCAAATGTCTCGATATGTAGCTTCAATACCCTTACTGATGTCACTAACTCCTTGCATAAGGCAAAATCGATCGAAGCGATCGCCCTCGATCCCCTCCCCACCTTAGTTAGTTTCGCGAATAATCTTTCTTCCGATCTGATTGCTACTTTGAATCCCGCACCTTGGCCGCAGATTAGCGATCGCGCTCGACAGGCGCGCGTCCCCATCATCATGTACCACGACATCACCGCCGTGAAGCAGGTCGATTGGGATGTTACGCCTGAGGAATTGGCGCTGCATTTCCAGGCTATTCAAGACGCAGGCATGACTCCAATTAGTATGGATCGACTGGTCGATCACCTGCGTACAGGGGCATCTCTACCCGAAAAGCCCGTACTCTTGACCTTCGACGATAACTATCTCGGTCAATACCAATACGCTTTCCCATTACTGAGGCAATATAACTACCCTGCTGTGTGGTCGGTGCATACGGGCTATGTTGGCAAACTAGAAGGCAAGCCCAAAGCCACCTGGGATCAGTTGCGGGAAATGCAGCAAAGCGGCCTGATTACGATCGCTTCTCACACGGTC includes:
- a CDS encoding serine hydrolase, with the protein product MTFFQLDQKLRDTCDRLIDLACSKYPLTSSQIAITLLVYDAESLVDCAAADADNFWHRRIRGYSHRGIELVYPASVIKLFYMVALHEWLDKGMLTLTSETERALRDMIVDSSNDATALIVDVLSGTTGGPELSPGPFATWQYQRQIVNRYFSNLDVPEYGLINICQKTWCDGPYGREREFYGANMENRNMLTTEATARLLHSIIGGMAISRDRSAQMRQLLYRSIEPQDLASDPYNQVTGFLGGGLPKNARLWSKAGLTSKVRHDAAYVEIPDCPAFMLIVFTEGDPDNQEILPFFSSNVVAELTQ
- a CDS encoding RNA recognition motif domain-containing protein; this translates as MSIRLYVGNLPSELDRQALENIFNESGESVSLKVITDRKTGKCRGFGFVTVGTPELADTVIEKFNGFDFNGTVLKLEKALPRNKGKAEGEEEGNDTNASSQTNNSSPTPKSSKRSGKSKRSGGNRSSSHSSSSSASEAHQPDPRWAQELEILKQKLLAAQAAK
- a CDS encoding YdcF family protein, giving the protein MFLALSKILPLFIYPLGLSIVLCGIAAIAILRGKAKTRSWAGTLIVVAICILLVSSSRPVSDALVRSLEWQNIPERDLPVADAIVVLGGGIRPQIHPRPWVEVAEAGDRIIYGARLWKAGKAPLLIVSGGRAEWLGEGGNPESEDMAAIATLLGVPSTAVIQDATSLNTRENAVNVQAILSQKSLRKILLVTSALHMPRSLAIFRKLGIDAIAAPTDFLTVSTDNAKGFVGTLLDLLPEAEALKNTTNALKELVGIIIYRLVGWA